Genomic segment of Drosophila biarmipes strain raj3 chromosome 2L, RU_DBia_V1.1, whole genome shotgun sequence:
ACACTGGGGCCTCGCGAAAGGAGGCCCCTCGGTGGGGAGTTACAAAAGTAAACACGTTACATAGAAGACggcgaaaaatatatatagattgaAATTAATTCGATTCACAGAATAGAACGGATACGAAATAAAACCTCGCCCAAAAGAAATCAGGAGAATGAAATGTGTGTCATACCAGGTGTGGGGGGTGTGCTACCTCGAGATGGCTCCGCACCTGCTTGTCCGCCCGCACCAAGATTCCCGCTCGACGAGCCCTTTGTGCCATACAGTCTTGAGGGTCTGGTTTGGTTCTGAAAGGGTTTTCGGATTAGCGAACTGGGTAATCGATCTGGGGGCGATGGTTCCTGGGGCCAAGAACTGTGCCGCGTGACCAACCTGCATGCGAATGTTGTCTAGCTTAGCGGGGCTGGGTATGAAGCCCACATCACAGCCCTCCTTGACCAGCCGGCCGATCCACCAGTTATTGTCGTACTTCTCTTTGATGTGCAGGAACTCCCGGATCTCGAACGAAACTGCGCCGCCCTGCACCGGCGAATCGTCGTCGATGGCGCCATCGTATGCTACGTTGGTTCGCACAGCGAACGCCACTGGTTTGCTCTGGTGTAGAAAGGATTTTATCAGAAATTGTGCTTTTGTCCTTGGGGAATCGCCACAAAATCGTAAGATGGTGCCTTTTAATATGACATTTTGAATGTTTATTATAGCTAATCGGTGTTGGTCCTGTGGTCTATACAAGCCAAGAAGAAGGCCAGACAATCCAATTTTTTATAGAACTGTTGGGcaattatttgaaattatgGATTTCTATGCAAAGAActgtttattttcttaaattacaCTTTCCTTCAGGAACTTTCATAGCACGGTGTACTCTACATTAAAGtactaatatttttaatttttaatatttgttcaGTTATTTGTGGACTTGATCTTTACTTTGTGGCGATGTCAAACCGAGATTAAAGGAACTACTTACCCTCGCTTTATCCAACTGGCTTAAGGCCTGACGTTCCTTTTCTCGCCGAAGCGATTCCTTTTCCTCGTCTAGCGACAGATCGGATGACGGTTGTGAGTAGTTCGAGTCGGCAGAACCCTGAAAAGGCAACGCAAGCGGTTACTTTGACTGAAATAGGCCTACATTTAAGATAAGTCATTGGCCCGGCCCtctgaaaatgaaaacaaattaaattggcCTGCTGCCAAAGCCCAGCCCATCCCATGTGGGCCAACAATGCAGCCCACAGTGTGTGCTTTTGGTTATTTCTTGTTGCCTCACCCGAAGCAACAGTTGGTGGCAAGTACACGGGCAGCGTATTGGCAGTGGAGGAGGATGAATAATTTGGCTTGAGTCATGAGCTTTTATAATGCAATGTATTAAACTGTGCTCTTGGAAATTTTATGCTATTCCCATAGTCATAAAATATTGGTGAATAATTTCCAATCCAttatttaaaagcattttGACCAGGAAAagttcataatattttttggtcgCTCTTAAAAAGAGAAGGAATTCAAGTCTTTTCTTATACCTACCAAGTAGagacatttatttattaacccATTTATTTAAACGTTTTAGCAACAAATGCTTTCATTAGTTGTACACTTTGTTTATACACTCTGATTTTTATAGCCATTTCAAGGTCAATCTTGGAATAAAAATATCCAATAAAGATAGAGATAGATTCTCCCTGAACTGGAGGAAGTAATCTTCAGTTAAACAAGTTTTCAAAACGTGTATAGAGACCTATCAAtgtacttttaaatattaactaATGCTAGCTAAAATACGTGTTCAAAATTAaactatcaaaatatttatacaggTTCCGCCTCTGCTTAGAGAAGAACGAGGAGCTACTTAGAATGATTGGAAGTTTTAGCACCTGTGTGAACAGTTTGTTGTATCCACTCTGGTAGGAGGGGTATCCAAGGCCAAATCGAGACTCTCGATGTTGGCCACCCTGAACGGAGGGTGCATCCGAGGATGAGGCGCGCTGCACCATGGGCCTGTCAGCCCGGTAGTCTTCTTCGAACGAAGATATCTTGCCGATGTTTCCGACGACCCGGTGCGAggacaacagcaacaccagcaccaccagatGGTGCGAGTGCGGAGCtgatggcgatgatgatggcggtggcggtggcggggAAGGTGGTGAtgatgctgctggtggtggctGTCAAGACGTTGAGCTGGCAATGGTTACGTATGCTTGCTCCAAGACAATTGTGGTTACTATCCGCTTTCGGTGAGCGCAGACTTGGCAAGACGAGTGTGTTCGGCGAATTTCTGGACTTTTTCGAAGGAATTTCTGCGTTTCTGCACTCGTAGCTCTTTGTGAAACCAATGCGAGCTGGTGAGCTAGTTAGCTGGTTAGCTGGTGAGTTTGCAATCACCCTTAGTTGGTACTTGTGTGTTGTAAAAAGACTATAAAAGCACTCTAAATGGATGCTCAGGTTGTACGAGATTTGCTTAGCATACTCCACTATCAAGTGGTTTTTTGGCAGGACACAAGAACCTAATTACAGCACTTTTGCGTATGATTAGCATTGACATTGGCAATATTCTACGGCTAGCGATTGCAATCATCGGGTTAGGCGGTATTCGATTTTGACACTGACACAAAAACACCGATATCCAGTGTGCGAGAGAGACACTCCGGtggagagagagcgagagggagccacaggccgagagagagaaagaCGATTGTCAAACGGTTTGGAAGCCACAGGCGAAATAACTTTAAATTGCCAACTGGAAGGGATTTCCGTTTCCGCAGCCCTTTCTCGCCTTAATTTCAGCACAATTTGCATACGGCTGGCGATTCGGAATTGATTCCGCATCGACGGGGAATTGGCCCCAGGAAAGTTAAAAATAGGAATTTATGTCAGTGGCGTCGTGTCGCGGTTCTCTGCTCACATCACTTTTTTCTAGTATATGCACACAAAATGTACTGGAAAACACGGGCGGAGAGAGGGGGTGGCACAGGCGAATAGGTCGCGAAAACTGATTTCCGTTGAGCGTGGCGGGGCTTTCTTCTGTGCTGCCGAAATCCAACCGAGTCCCAACGTTTTTGAATCCCTTCACTGAGTAAATCCTGTACCGATTCGCAGTGTCTTTTTCAGGATTTCACTGGATTCACATCCTTCGATTTCGATTCGATTGGGACCCTCGCTTTTCCGACTTTCAAACGGTTCTACTCCGCACGCAAACTGAATCGTTTCTGTATGTGGAAGGCGAAAATTCCGCTCCGCTCTGGAAATCGTGTAGAGTTTTCTCGTCCGCTTCCAGTGCGTAAATGCTCCAATCGTTTCGAGGAACATACACACATGAGTTCTTGTGTACGTGAACATTCCCGCGCACACACACCACCACAAGTGGCCGAATGAATGTAAACAAATTAGGCTTTCAAGTGCAAATACGTCGGTCGCGTCCCACTGTGCGACTGGAGTTGTTTGTGCTAAATGAAAGGCCGCCTTCGCACCCCTCAAACCCCTTCGAAGATAAAATCTCCATCGAAGTGAGCGCGTTGTCATCGCTGGTCAGCGGTCTGCCTGGAAAATCGATAGCTCCCGCACATTTCCGAGGGCGGAGGGGGTGGAAAAGGGGTGGCGGCGGTGCGTCCACCTGTTGGCAACCCCGACAATCGGCAGCGAGCGCCAAGCACTCCCCAAAGGGTTACAGCTGTTGGTCGCAGCCCACtcatgcataaatatttatgcgcaTTCAACCGAAATGagatgtatgtatatgtaagTAGCACAACCTTTTCCAACATTACCTAAACTTACATTTCTGGTTATTACAAAGTATCTTCTATATCTTATTTTTGTTATGTCTCTACTGTTACACCCCTATGCTTATCAACGAATGCCATTGAGAATTTAGTCCTTGTAAAGTCGACACACAAAAGTGTGTTTTCTTAACTTTAAGCCGAATTTTCCATAGTTAAGTTAGCAGTTTTAAATGaacctataaaatatataaattcgGACATTTTTCACCTCCATAAAGCAGCTAAATTGATGCGTATGATTTTATTGTGGGAGTATAGTGATAAAATTGCACTGCTAACCAAGTAAGGTTaatcacattttaattaacaagTCTGGATACTTTGCTGACTCAGTTTTCGTAAAAAATATGAGTTGATCTCGGCAAAATGATAAATGATTTAATAGTTAGCTAAGCACATTTAAAACGATCtgtagaaaatatacaatGTTAAGTAGATTTTCATCTATTATTTTCGCTTCATTTGAATATATTTCCTTATCCCACTGTGCCCATAACGTAAACATtcagttttcaattttcccaCTCAAACTGACAGGAGGCGAGAGAGAAGGAGAGAGCAACCGATTACTTTAGCGAGAGGGCGGGGGTAGCAGAGCGAAAGAGCGAAGGAGCATGCGCAGGAGCCAATTCTCCACACTCGCACTGCGCAGGCGTCGACTTTTACTGCTTTCCACTCTTGCGCTTTCTCCGACTCTCCCATTTAACCGTTAACGGCGAAGGTCGCGGGCGATGGTCCCAATTTGCGATTACACATTTCCAAAGGCTATTCAAAAAACAAAGGGGATCCCCCTTGGGTCGATTCTTTGTTTACCTTTCGACGATTGCACAAAGGCCCCATAGAACTTTGCACCGGGCAAAGTGCCCAACAACTAGTAATGAACTTTGGTAGCCATTGCTACTTTTCTCTGCGGGTGGGTCAACGCTCCGGATTCCAGTGCATTTTCCCTCCCAGCCCCttgacaaatattttcatgGTCAGCCCTATTGTTTCCCACTTTTCTGGCACTGCGATGACCGCGCGTCAGCAAATTATTCCTCACCTCCGCTTGGCACTGCGGTCCGCGATTACAGATGGCTTACGAGCGGTGGCGGTtgcaaaaagtaaataattggGTTTCCCCCTATGTATTGAGGTAGCACGTAAACTATTACTCTTGGGCAGGGATTCTAAATCCCACCCTAGTATTCTTAAGCTCGTAATAAACCTTAAAATATatgtcaaaaacaaaaatacaccTTGTAGATTATGTGGCCGTTAGTATTAGCAGATTCACATGGCCAAAAATCACTTCACCTATGTATATATTGCGAATCTATTAGATTTCTTTCCAAATTAACTTTTTGCACGATGGTATGGGTGTTGTGTTGGTGATGTGATTCCCTTAATTGCTATGCTTTTGTGGATGTCTAAAGATCGAGCCAAACaacatatattataatattctatACGTGCAGCATAATTCGaatattaacttttttttcatAGATACGTATTCTTTAGTAGTTGTATTTTGATTAATATTCTGCGTTTACTAACAGAACTTAATAAAGTCCTTCACTTCATAGAATGCGTAGCATACAAAAATTCATAAAGGAGGTCGATGGGGATAGATTACTTTAACCAATATTTACAGTTCGAACTGCAGATGATGAACTGCTTCCTTGCTTAGTAGTAACTTGTTGCGTGAGTGTGTgtattcttttaaatttttagaacataaaaactttttcgttccatttaaaaaagggaaatttatccccattatttataaagcgtggtaatataattttgaacTATTTAATTGCATATGCacttttcagaatttttagaCAACCCATTAGCCAAAGCAAGGGGAATCCGAGGAAGAGAAAAGTGGTTTACGAGTACCGCGAAAGTGTCAACATTGACTGGCTTGCGGGCGTGCCGTTCAGAATTAAAAGATGAGTAAGAGGTGTGATAGCCTCTTTGGCCCCCAAATTGTCTGTGAGAAAACTGAGAGAAGTAAGAAAGCACACCAAAAAGTCGCACGGCTACAGTGAGTATTgaaactatatattttaatgaaccTATTTATGTGTTATCACTCAGAATAAAAAAAGGATATACTGTAAGAtgatgtatattttttaagaatctTTTTGCATGTATACCCTTTCAAAACGTATAAGTATTTGAAGAAATAATATTGGgtttggttttaaaatgaaGAATAATCGTCAATTGTACCTAAGCGGACTTTAATATTCTGTTGCGAAGATGCTAATCGTATACTTTTAGTTAGTTTGTTCGTGTGTATCCACTTTAGCTCCCAGCGGTAAACTAGTCGTATGAGCACTCCCCATCCGATGGCCGTGATAGTCGCCCATCCGCCCAGTTGCCGCCATGTTCTGGTACGCACTGTAGGCACTCCGTGTGTGTATTTAAATGGTCGCGAACAGCCTGACAAGCTGGGCGAGCCTGACGAGCTGCGAGCGATCGAGTGGATAAAAATATACGGATTCCGCCCGGGCCGGGGGCAGGGCCGCGACACCAAAATTGTGGGGGGAGATCGCGGGCCGATCGTGCTTGGATCGGAGCTGATCCCCTGCTGCGACTCACCCGACGGTTCTTGTTCCTGAAGGGCTTGTAGGACTTGCCCTTGTGCTTGGCCCCCAGGTGCAGCTTCTTCATGGCGGAGACCTGGCTCGGAAGGGTGTCTCAAGCGGAATTGGAATCAAAATCGGATTGTGGTGTGCGTTGCGCGCGAATTGTCGCCCGAAGTCGGTTATGCAATCATTTTTGGAATCGTTTCTGCGGTCGCAcggcaaaataaacaaacactCAGGCGTTATGGCCACTAGTCGTTAAATGGCCAAGAGGCACACACACGCTTGCTCGTCGAATGGGGTCACAATGGGGCCGATCTCGAGAATTAGAGCCCGACACATGGCGCCGACTGGGACACAGATTCGGGCAACGCCATCCTGCGATGGCAGCACTTCTGGATAAATATGCACTAGTGTCGGGGCTATGTGGTCGATCCACTTGCGACTGCTCTGGCCGGGCAATGTGGAGCAGATCACAGCGATTCGCGGCGAAGACGAAAGACGACCGACCGCACTAGCCAGCAATTTCGACTGACAATATTTTTGGCACCCGCGCCGCGTCCATTGACAAAAATGCCCGAGAGAGAATCCCTCGAAGATCCCAGAGAGTATTTAGTAATGGGAAATTCAAGAGGTGAAATGCTCTGGAAATGGGTTTCAATAACCTATTTCGTGGCGGAGGCAGTAATATAAATTCAGCCGACGTGGTGACAGCCGAACACGGGCTTCTTCAGGTAAATGTTTGACCCTTCGAATAGTTATATTCTTAAATGGCACACAATCCCTTCCAGACAAGTATCAAAAAGGTCTGTTTTTTATAAAGTACATTCTTTATAAGAATGAGAAGAGCAAAATGTTGTTGGTTTTTTAAATCCGTTTTATTAATACGTTTTTTCAAAGCCGTAATCCTTAGAATATCCCGCCTCTAGTACAGCTGACCCTGGCCTTGGCCCAAGCTGCGCAGCTCCTCCATGAGCGCCGCCATTCCTATCCTCTGGTGGAAgcgctgcagctgctcctggTTGGGCTTTCCCACGTAGAAGGGAATCTGCTCCGTGTAGGCGCCTGCGGATCCGtaggcaggggcaggggcctCCTGGGCACATGGAACGGGCGCGAGGTTGGGCTGGCAGCTGAACAGGTAATTGGTGGGGCAGGCGGGAGCCGGATAGCCAGGAGCCGAGTACCCAGCACTCGGGCAAGAAGCACCGGCAAGGGCTACAAAGGCAGCGATGATCAAAGCGACGGTCTTCATATTAAATTCGATGTTTTACAACTGTCACTCTGCAACCTCGAAGGTGCACTCTTATAGGGCCATGCGTTTACTAAATTAAAACTCCGCGTTTTTTGTGTACGCTCAAAAACTGCAGTGCCAACACATGGCAAGCAATTTAAACTGGGTGAAAATTACAGCTGATTGGGTCGGGTCTCTACATTACATTTAGCAAAAAATAGGGCAAAACCGTCTCCATGCAATGGAGATTATTAACAGAACAAGGAAGAACgatcgagtgcctcgactatcagatacccgttattcagcttaagggagcaaaaggataatgaagatatgTAAGCAGAAAAGCTAtgttttagggcgccacctaccggctttttcagtagatgttatgtgggcggcagacagatctaacagttttggccatttgtgggcgttagagtgggtgtggcacctttttttttgtgagtcgataggtattgatgagacaaatacatttcaattaaaattttgttcctatcataaaaactgcacGCGATAcagattgtgggcgttagagtgggcgtggcaccccgctgaacaaacttgcgctgcttaggaagcccaggaatctgtatGCCAAGTCGGAAATGCTTCCTTCtatctgttacatactttctaaCGAATCTAacaggtataaaaatagtcaAGTAACTATGTTCGAAGtgcaaatatattatttattttgaggCTCTCGATTAATATATGATGTGATTTTatatatcaaacaaaaaacgtcctaacgaggtaaaaattagtgatcgcaccttcaacaaaataaagtgttgatatcaacttttgcgaCGATTTCtctaaaaagtaaaattaagtattatttaatttttattttttcagtgtTCTTTACCAGCCATAAAGTTGAAGACCATATAAAACAACAAATCTAACAATTTGAACTTTTACACATTTACCGCCTTTTCTCCAAGGcgattgattttttttaagtcttgaTATACCGTTTTAGTTTTTGCGACACCTTTCGATTGATATGTCACTCGTAACAATCGGACGATCACAGTATTTTCGTTCCTTCGTGGCGTTCCTAGTAGCCGCCTTCACACTCTTGGTACGCTACCAACACACTTCTGCCAACACACTTTTAGAAAAACCAATTTTGTCAATAAACGATGTTTAAAAACGACCCACGCCCAGTTATTCGCCTCGAAATCGTTAATTTTTGACGGCCACAATTTTATTCTCATGGTTTTTGGCGGCCATATGAATGCAACATTTTAGTAATTTAAAGGATTTGAACACTGGGTATAGTGTATGGGTTGAATAAAGCATCATCTGTCTGTGTTAACCTGAAAATTTCAGGTAGTTTATACAGGAACCATTCATAAAATGTTGCGTTGGAGTCTTTTTGTTGCGTTATTGATGTGTTAAACAAAGCACCATCTGGCGGTGTTCCACAGGAACGATCAGTTAGCGAATACAGAAACCAGTACATGAGATTTCGATTTGGAGACTTTTTAGTAAGTGTAAATTGTTCAGTTCACTAAAGCACCATCTATCGGTGTCCCACATAACAGATCTTTTAGCCAATACAAGAACCAATACATGAAATTTGGACTTGGAGACTTTTAAGTAAGACTATTTTGTTTGAGTTGACTAAAGCACCATCTAACGGTGGCCCacagaaaaaataagataGCGAATACAGGAACCAGCGCCCAAGTTACGGCCTTGGAGACTTTTTGGTAGTCTCCAGCATATTTTAGAATTAGCTCCGAATATCGTTTAATTTTACCACGCAAAAGTGTTTCTAAAATGTAGGGCTATACATTTacagttttattttaactaaaggcatgaaaatattgaaaaaccGTGGATAAACTTGTATTATAATATTGCAAAAAAGCACGTTTTTGTTGTCTGTGTAGGCCCCTTCGTCGTAATTGAGTCACAAATGGAAATGTAGATGGTCATTTTATGTCATCTCTTCGTCATAACTCGTATTTGACCTGCGTCCAGTTATTATGGAAATCCTAATTGACTTGAAAGAATCCATCGTAAATTTCAGTTTATAGTGCATAAATTTGAAGTTCGATCCTAAATTGTATCCCatgcaaatgaaaaattcaatttcctggaagaatatcaaaaattattattttcaaaaattgccTCAGACAAGAGGAAactagaaagtgtatttaagtCACTCTTCTTAtttctaaattatttaatttccaagCTTTGACTGGTTTTGTAATTCAGTGGTTAGCGCATGTCGATCGAAATAAACCGTTTCTCATGCCGAATCGCCCTCTGATCTTGTTTTGGATCTAACTTCGGTGCAGGTAACTTTCCCCCGATCGAAGGAGGGGTTACTTTAATTTGAGAAGGATCGCGACCGCTGGATTGGGACAGGCAATTACGCACATGCACCACATACTACACATACGAATGAGATCAGCCTGTATCAGACCTAAATTTTAATCATAGGCTGTGTGCCGATCGCCTGCCGCAGGCCTTCGAAGTGGGGCACCTTCGTTTCTGGACGGGATCCCCCGAGAAGGGGGAGAGCCGTTTTGATTGCCCCCTCTAACGGTAAACAAATACCTGGTCTGCTTGCGAGAGCGATCCGATACAGACATGGCCCCAAGATATGCATCTTAACTGGAACCCCAATTGAAGGTGAGCGTGCACTCGAAGGGGCAAGGTTTGTTCAGTGGCCTTGGGATACATCTTGGGCAGAGTTTTAATTGGTTGgtttggttggttggtttCGGTTGATGATCAATGAATATTAAAGCCAAGGCTGAGACTTTGC
This window contains:
- the LOC108033724 gene encoding vitelline membrane protein Vm32E; the encoded protein is MKTVALIIAAFVALAGASCPSAGYSAPGYPAPACPTNYLFSCQPNLAPVPCAQEAPAPAYGSAGAYTEQIPFYVGKPNQEQLQRFHQRIGMAALMEELRSLGQGQGQLY